In the Gemmatimonas sp. genome, one interval contains:
- the ppdK gene encoding pyruvate, phosphate dikinase yields MTRSVYFFGNGSADGTRDMKTILGGKGANLAEMTNLGVPVPPGFTIAAHRCVSYLADGLVEDAFREEVTRALERLEVVSGKRFGDAANPLLVSVRSGASVSMPGMMETILNLGLNDETVEGLAKASGNARFAYDSYRRFLQMYADVVLGVPIAKFEQLLSSKRVTNGVTTDSELSADALRALVHEYQQLIRFTTGHDFPMDPQVQLWGAIEAVWNSWTLKKAVDYRRVNGISHTLGTGVNIVSMVFGNMGDDSGTGVAFTRDPSTGERRFYGEFLVNAQGEDVVAGIRTPLHIDDMATMLPAAYTALMATQDRLEQHFRDMQDIEFTVERGTLYLLQTRTGKRTTAAALRIALDMVDEGLISQREAVLRMQPNQLDQLLHPVISSDVRATALAVGLPASPGAASGIVVFDPDVAERRHAAGEQVILVREETTPEDFHGIVAARAVLTARGGMTSHAAVVARGMGKCAIVGCTALEISHEQRSMRIGEHVINEGDWLTLDGGTGRVFAGDLPTQPSEVMRVNNGVLAAVDAPTYQGFAKLMGWADEDRRLRVRANADTPRDARVARNFGAEGIGLCRTEHMFFEGERITAMREMIVARDLNGRRRALEKLLPMQRADFEGIFQAMDGFPVTIRLLDPPLHEFLPHGGEESTMLAQSLGLSRPELARIVAALHETNPMLGHRGCRLGIVYPEITEMQARAIFEAAVRAHRRGIDVRPEIMVPLVSDVTELRHQRAIIERAADQVMGVMGERVPYLIGTMIELPRAALTADEIATEADFFSFGTNDLTQTTFGLSRDDAGRFLPHYIEKGILAEDPFQVLDRKGVGKLISWAVRDGRATRADLKVGICGEHGGEPQSVAFCHQVGFDYVSCSPYRVPVARLAAAHAALG; encoded by the coding sequence ATGACCCGCTCCGTCTATTTCTTCGGAAACGGCAGCGCTGACGGTACGCGGGACATGAAGACGATACTGGGGGGGAAGGGAGCCAATCTGGCCGAGATGACGAATCTCGGCGTTCCTGTACCCCCTGGGTTCACGATTGCCGCCCATCGGTGTGTGTCGTATCTCGCCGATGGGCTGGTGGAGGATGCCTTCCGCGAGGAAGTCACGCGCGCCCTCGAGCGTCTCGAGGTCGTCAGCGGCAAGCGCTTCGGCGATGCGGCGAATCCGCTGCTGGTCTCGGTGCGCTCCGGTGCGTCCGTTTCCATGCCCGGCATGATGGAGACGATCCTCAATCTCGGTCTCAACGACGAGACGGTGGAAGGTTTGGCGAAGGCGAGCGGGAATGCGCGTTTCGCGTACGACTCCTACCGCCGCTTCCTGCAGATGTACGCCGACGTCGTGCTCGGCGTACCGATCGCCAAGTTCGAGCAGTTGCTCAGCAGCAAGCGCGTCACGAACGGTGTGACCACCGACAGTGAACTCAGTGCCGATGCACTTCGCGCGCTCGTGCACGAGTATCAACAGCTGATCCGGTTCACCACGGGACACGATTTCCCGATGGATCCGCAGGTGCAACTGTGGGGCGCGATTGAGGCCGTGTGGAATTCGTGGACGTTGAAGAAGGCCGTCGACTATCGGCGCGTGAACGGCATCTCGCACACGCTCGGCACTGGCGTCAACATCGTGTCGATGGTCTTCGGGAACATGGGCGACGACTCGGGAACCGGTGTCGCGTTCACCCGCGACCCGTCCACCGGTGAGCGTCGTTTCTACGGCGAGTTCCTGGTCAATGCGCAGGGAGAGGATGTGGTCGCAGGCATCCGTACGCCGCTCCACATCGACGACATGGCGACCATGTTGCCCGCGGCATACACCGCACTGATGGCCACGCAGGATCGCCTCGAACAGCATTTCCGCGACATGCAGGACATCGAGTTCACGGTGGAGCGCGGCACACTGTATCTGCTGCAGACGCGCACGGGGAAGCGCACGACTGCAGCCGCGTTGCGCATCGCGCTCGATATGGTGGACGAAGGGTTGATTTCGCAGCGCGAGGCCGTGTTGCGCATGCAGCCGAATCAGCTCGATCAGCTTCTGCACCCCGTCATCAGTTCGGATGTACGGGCCACGGCACTCGCGGTCGGCTTGCCGGCCAGCCCCGGCGCAGCCAGCGGCATCGTCGTGTTCGATCCCGATGTGGCCGAGCGGCGTCATGCGGCCGGCGAGCAAGTCATTCTGGTGCGCGAAGAGACGACGCCGGAGGATTTCCACGGCATCGTCGCAGCGCGCGCTGTCCTCACGGCCCGTGGCGGCATGACCAGCCACGCGGCCGTCGTCGCGCGCGGCATGGGCAAGTGCGCGATCGTAGGATGCACGGCACTCGAGATCTCACACGAGCAGCGGTCGATGCGCATCGGTGAGCACGTGATCAACGAGGGTGATTGGCTTACGCTCGATGGCGGTACCGGACGCGTCTTCGCGGGTGATCTGCCCACGCAGCCGAGCGAAGTGATGCGCGTGAACAACGGCGTACTCGCGGCGGTCGACGCGCCGACCTATCAGGGATTTGCGAAGCTCATGGGATGGGCTGACGAAGATCGTCGGCTCCGTGTGCGCGCAAACGCCGATACCCCGCGCGATGCGCGCGTGGCGCGTAACTTTGGCGCCGAAGGGATCGGGTTGTGCCGCACTGAACACATGTTCTTCGAGGGCGAGCGCATCACCGCGATGCGTGAGATGATTGTCGCTCGCGACTTGAATGGACGTCGACGCGCGCTTGAAAAGTTGCTACCGATGCAGCGCGCGGATTTCGAGGGCATCTTCCAGGCAATGGACGGATTTCCCGTCACCATCCGCCTCCTCGATCCGCCGCTGCATGAGTTTCTACCGCATGGTGGCGAAGAGTCGACGATGCTGGCGCAATCGTTGGGGCTTTCTCGCCCAGAGCTGGCTCGTATCGTGGCGGCGCTGCACGAGACCAATCCGATGCTTGGGCATCGCGGGTGCCGACTGGGCATCGTGTATCCAGAGATCACCGAGATGCAGGCGCGCGCCATCTTCGAGGCGGCTGTGCGCGCGCATCGCCGCGGCATCGACGTACGTCCGGAGATCATGGTTCCGCTGGTCTCCGACGTCACCGAGCTGCGTCATCAACGGGCGATCATCGAGCGGGCGGCCGATCAGGTGATGGGCGTCATGGGCGAGCGCGTACCGTATCTCATCGGCACGATGATCGAGCTGCCGCGCGCGGCGCTCACGGCCGACGAGATCGCCACCGAAGCCGACTTCTTCTCCTTTGGCACGAACGATCTCACCCAGACCACGTTCGGCCTAAGTCGCGACGATGCCGGTCGGTTCCTGCCGCATTACATCGAGAAGGGTATCCTCGCTGAGGATCCGTTTCAGGTCCTCGACCGAAAGGGTGTCGGCAAGCTGATCTCGTGGGCCGTGCGCGATGGCCGCGCCACGCGGGCCGATCTCAAGGTCGGCATCTGCGGCGAGCATGGTGGCGAGCCACAGAGTGTCGCCTTCTGTCATCAGGTTGGCTTCGACTACGTCTCCTGTTCGCCGTATCGCGTGCCGGTCGCCCGCCTGGCCGCTGCCCACGCCGCACTCGGCTGA
- the purF gene encoding amidophosphoribosyltransferase, protein MCGIFGVYGVRDAAALTQLGLYSLQHRGQESAGIVAVDDARHARVSRAMGLVSEGFGDEEMDALRGPIAIGHTRYSTAGASAIENAQPILARVRRSHIALAHNGNLTNAVELRRELEDGGAIFSSTMDSEAIVHRIARAHGATPEARVADALQGVEGAYCLLIVLDETVLVARDPHGWRPLVIGRLGDGWVFASETCALDIVGAVYEREVEPGEIIAVDAQGLRSIHALPAAPINRCVFEHVYFARPDSAVFSGSVDRSRRALGRQLARECPAPGADIVFAVPDSSNSAALGFADESGTSYELALIRNHYIGRTFIQPTQAGRDAKVKVKYNPVRELLEGKSVVMVDDSIVRGTTTRGLVSLVRAAGAREVHMRVSSAPIISPCYYGIDTPRREELIAAQMTHDELVRHLGVDSLGYLSIDGMLSAMPEGPDGYCHACFSGKYPTATPSEPELLRAGGGAGLSIGIA, encoded by the coding sequence ATGTGTGGTATTTTCGGCGTCTATGGAGTTCGGGACGCAGCAGCACTTACGCAACTCGGCTTGTACTCGCTGCAGCATCGCGGGCAGGAGTCGGCGGGCATCGTTGCCGTCGATGACGCGCGGCATGCGCGAGTCAGTCGTGCGATGGGACTTGTCTCTGAAGGTTTCGGTGACGAGGAAATGGACGCACTGCGTGGACCGATTGCGATCGGCCACACGCGTTACAGCACGGCCGGTGCATCGGCGATCGAGAATGCGCAGCCGATCCTCGCTCGCGTGCGCCGGAGCCACATCGCGCTCGCACACAACGGCAATCTGACGAACGCCGTCGAACTGCGGCGTGAGCTGGAAGATGGCGGCGCGATCTTCTCGTCGACCATGGATTCCGAGGCGATTGTGCATCGCATCGCCCGCGCGCACGGCGCAACGCCGGAAGCCCGTGTCGCGGACGCGCTGCAGGGTGTCGAGGGCGCGTACTGCCTGCTGATCGTACTGGACGAAACGGTACTCGTCGCGCGTGACCCGCACGGCTGGCGCCCGCTCGTGATAGGTCGACTCGGCGATGGCTGGGTCTTCGCATCGGAAACGTGCGCACTGGACATCGTTGGCGCCGTGTACGAACGCGAAGTCGAGCCGGGTGAGATCATCGCGGTCGATGCGCAGGGTCTGCGTTCGATTCACGCGCTGCCGGCGGCGCCGATCAATCGCTGCGTGTTCGAGCATGTCTACTTCGCCCGCCCGGACAGTGCAGTGTTCAGCGGCTCCGTCGACCGCTCCCGACGCGCGTTGGGTCGACAGCTGGCGCGCGAATGCCCGGCACCGGGCGCCGATATCGTTTTCGCGGTACCCGACTCCTCGAACTCGGCCGCGCTCGGCTTCGCCGACGAATCCGGCACGTCGTACGAACTGGCATTGATCCGGAACCACTATATCGGGCGGACCTTTATCCAGCCGACGCAAGCCGGCCGCGATGCGAAGGTCAAGGTGAAGTACAATCCCGTGCGCGAACTGCTCGAGGGGAAGAGTGTGGTCATGGTCGACGACTCGATCGTTCGCGGTACCACGACGCGCGGTCTCGTGTCGCTGGTTCGCGCGGCGGGAGCGCGCGAAGTGCACATGCGTGTCTCGAGCGCGCCGATCATCAGCCCGTGCTACTACGGCATCGACACGCCGCGTCGGGAGGAGCTGATCGCGGCGCAGATGACGCATGACGAGCTGGTCCGGCATCTCGGCGTCGACTCGTTGGGCTACCTGTCCATCGATGGCATGCTGTCTGCTATGCCTGAAGGTCCGGATGGCTATTGCCACGCCTGCTTCTCGGGGAAGTATCCGACCGCGACACCCAGCGAGCCCGAGCTGTTACGTGCCGGCGGAGGCGCCGGTCTTTCGATCGGCATCGCGTGA
- the purL gene encoding phosphoribosylformylglycinamidine synthase subunit PurL, which produces MTAASNARPVESRPGDPVITPAMVAEHGITEFEYERLIAMLGRTPTFTELGVVSALWSEHCSYKHSRPMLKTLPTKAPWVLQGPGENAGVISVGDGWAVAFKIESHNHPSAVEPYQGAATGVGGILRDVFTMGARPIALLNSLRFGPLTSSRVRWLFAGVVKGIGDYGNCVGVPTVGGEVVFDPSYEGNPLVNAMCVGLMRQDELITAVASGVGNPIMAVGARTGRDGIHGASFASEDLSASSEAKRPMVQVGDPFTEKLLLEASLELIRSGHIVAIQDMGAAGLTSSSAEMAERGDVGVTIDVSKVPVREQGMTPYEILLSESQERMLVVAKLGHEDDVRAILAKWDLEAAVIGEVIAEPVYRVTEGERVVAEFPGSRLVTECPQYVLEPKESEALKAARGRSAHAVAALEEERDHAWTLERLLSSPTIASKKWVWQQYDSTVRTSTMRGPGSDAAVVKLRGTDKAIALCIDGNGRHVALSPRNGGRAAVSEAARNVACTGARPMAITNNLNFGNPKKPEVYFQLSEAIAGMGEACTVLETPVTGGNVSLYNENPQGAIHPTPTIGMVGLIESLSHVTPSGFQQADDDIVLLGDCTDELGASEYLLEIHGLTIGEPPVCDPTRERALIDALLESIRGGVVRSAHDCSDGGLAVALAECAMADRNREFGFTVDLSAWATLPHRALLFGEAHGRVIVSTADSAAVLQIAQRHGVPARVIGAVTTADSGAQFTMSDDTFSAPIDWLAKAFHEAIPLAMDGETPAEHAVVSSHAPTND; this is translated from the coding sequence ATGACCGCCGCGTCCAACGCACGTCCCGTCGAATCCCGTCCGGGCGACCCGGTGATCACACCGGCTATGGTGGCCGAGCACGGCATCACCGAGTTCGAGTACGAGCGGTTGATCGCGATGCTGGGGCGCACGCCGACGTTCACCGAGCTCGGTGTCGTAAGCGCGCTCTGGAGTGAGCATTGCTCGTACAAGCATTCGCGTCCGATGCTCAAGACGCTGCCCACGAAGGCGCCGTGGGTGTTACAGGGGCCCGGTGAGAACGCCGGCGTCATTTCCGTCGGTGACGGCTGGGCGGTCGCATTCAAGATCGAGTCACACAATCATCCGTCCGCCGTCGAGCCGTACCAAGGCGCGGCGACCGGCGTCGGTGGCATTCTGCGCGACGTGTTCACCATGGGGGCACGCCCCATCGCGTTGCTCAACTCGTTGCGTTTCGGTCCGCTCACGTCGAGCCGCGTGCGCTGGCTCTTCGCCGGCGTCGTGAAGGGTATCGGCGATTACGGGAACTGTGTCGGCGTACCGACGGTCGGCGGCGAAGTCGTGTTCGATCCGTCGTACGAAGGCAATCCGCTCGTGAACGCGATGTGCGTCGGCCTCATGCGACAAGACGAGCTGATCACCGCGGTGGCGTCGGGCGTCGGTAATCCGATCATGGCCGTCGGCGCACGCACTGGTCGCGATGGCATTCACGGCGCGTCGTTCGCCTCGGAGGATCTGTCGGCGTCCAGCGAAGCGAAGCGGCCCATGGTGCAGGTCGGCGACCCGTTCACCGAGAAGCTGCTGCTCGAAGCGTCGCTCGAGTTGATTCGCAGCGGGCACATCGTCGCGATCCAGGACATGGGCGCGGCGGGTCTCACCTCGTCGTCGGCCGAGATGGCCGAGCGCGGTGATGTCGGCGTCACGATCGACGTCTCGAAGGTCCCGGTGCGCGAACAGGGGATGACACCGTACGAGATCTTACTGTCGGAGTCTCAGGAGCGGATGCTCGTGGTCGCGAAGCTCGGCCACGAAGACGACGTGCGCGCCATTCTCGCCAAGTGGGATCTCGAAGCCGCCGTGATCGGTGAGGTGATCGCGGAGCCGGTGTATCGCGTGACCGAAGGCGAGCGCGTGGTGGCCGAGTTCCCCGGCTCCCGCCTGGTCACCGAGTGCCCGCAGTACGTGCTCGAGCCGAAGGAGAGCGAAGCGCTGAAGGCTGCGCGGGGTCGATCGGCGCACGCCGTCGCGGCACTCGAGGAAGAACGTGATCACGCATGGACGCTGGAGCGCCTGCTCTCGTCGCCGACGATTGCCAGCAAGAAGTGGGTGTGGCAGCAGTACGACTCGACGGTGCGTACCAGCACGATGCGCGGCCCGGGCAGCGACGCGGCCGTGGTAAAGCTCCGCGGCACCGACAAGGCCATCGCGCTCTGTATCGACGGCAATGGCCGCCACGTGGCGCTGTCACCGCGCAATGGCGGCCGCGCGGCCGTGTCCGAAGCCGCGCGCAATGTCGCATGCACGGGTGCACGCCCGATGGCGATCACGAACAATCTCAACTTCGGTAATCCGAAGAAGCCGGAAGTGTATTTCCAGCTGAGCGAAGCGATCGCCGGCATGGGGGAAGCCTGCACTGTGCTCGAAACGCCGGTGACCGGTGGCAACGTGTCGCTCTACAACGAAAACCCACAGGGCGCGATCCATCCCACGCCGACTATCGGCATGGTCGGACTCATCGAATCCCTTTCTCATGTCACGCCGTCAGGTTTCCAGCAGGCCGACGACGACATCGTGTTGCTCGGCGATTGCACCGATGAACTCGGGGCGAGTGAGTACCTGCTCGAGATTCACGGGTTGACCATTGGCGAACCGCCCGTGTGTGACCCGACGCGTGAGCGCGCCTTGATCGACGCGCTGCTGGAGTCGATCCGCGGCGGTGTCGTGCGCTCAGCGCACGATTGCAGCGATGGCGGGTTGGCCGTCGCGCTCGCCGAGTGCGCGATGGCCGATCGCAATCGCGAATTCGGATTCACGGTCGATCTCTCGGCATGGGCTACGCTCCCACACCGCGCGCTGCTGTTCGGTGAAGCGCATGGACGTGTGATCGTCTCCACTGCGGACAGCGCGGCGGTGCTGCAGATCGCGCAGCGCCATGGCGTACCGGCGCGAGTGATCGGTGCCGTCACCACGGCCGACAGCGGTGCGCAGTTCACGATGTCGGACGACACCTTCTCGGCGCCGATCGACTGGCTCGCGAAGGCGTTTCACGAGGCAATTCCGCTCGCCATGGATGGCGAGACGCCGGCTGAGCATGCGGTGGTCTCCTCGCACGCTCCTACCAACGACTGA
- the purQ gene encoding phosphoribosylformylglycinamidine synthase subunit PurQ yields MKAGIVRFPGSNCDEDAFHAIADHLGQEAVYLWHKDHDLQNVDLVILPGGFSYGDYLRAGAIARFSPIMQEVIAFAKRGGPVLGICNGFQIACEAGLLPGALLRNASLRFVSAPAHLRIESIATRYTSQYHIGQVISIPVAHGDGRYTADADTLARLEGEGQVVFRYVSAEGQATAVANPNGSLRNIAGIVSAEGNVLGMMPHPERALDATLGSTDGVPLFASILESMLAEVKA; encoded by the coding sequence GTGAAGGCCGGGATCGTTCGGTTTCCCGGTTCCAACTGCGACGAAGACGCATTTCACGCGATCGCCGACCACCTCGGTCAGGAGGCGGTCTATCTGTGGCACAAGGATCACGACCTCCAGAACGTCGATCTGGTGATCCTTCCCGGCGGATTCAGCTACGGCGACTACCTGCGCGCCGGCGCCATCGCGCGCTTCAGTCCGATCATGCAGGAAGTCATCGCCTTCGCCAAGCGCGGCGGGCCGGTGCTCGGCATTTGCAACGGGTTTCAGATCGCCTGTGAAGCCGGGTTGCTGCCCGGGGCCCTGCTGCGAAACGCGAGTCTGCGCTTTGTGAGTGCCCCGGCGCACCTGCGTATCGAGTCGATCGCGACCCGGTACACCTCGCAGTACCACATCGGTCAGGTCATTTCCATTCCCGTGGCCCACGGCGACGGTCGTTACACGGCCGATGCCGACACGCTGGCTCGCCTCGAAGGCGAGGGCCAGGTGGTGTTCCGGTACGTGAGCGCCGAGGGCCAGGCCACCGCGGTGGCCAATCCGAACGGCTCGCTGCGTAACATCGCCGGTATCGTCAGCGCCGAGGGCAACGTGCTCGGCATGATGCCGCACCCTGAGCGGGCGCTCGATGCGACGCTCGGTTCAACCGACGGCGTGCCGTTGTTCGCCTCAATCCTGGAATCGATGCTCGCCGAGGTGAAGGCATGA
- the purS gene encoding phosphoribosylformylglycinamidine synthase subunit PurS, whose protein sequence is MTRFRCAIHIVPRRGILDPQGKAVADALHSLGFADVSDVRVGRHVIVETEAATADAARARITAMCEKLLANPVTEDFEIASVEHA, encoded by the coding sequence ATGACCCGTTTCCGCTGCGCCATCCACATCGTTCCGCGTCGCGGGATCCTCGATCCCCAGGGCAAGGCGGTTGCTGATGCGCTCCACTCACTCGGGTTCGCCGACGTGAGTGACGTGCGCGTCGGGCGCCACGTGATCGTCGAGACCGAAGCGGCGACCGCCGATGCGGCGCGCGCGCGCATCACGGCGATGTGCGAGAAGCTGCTGGCCAACCCGGTCACCGAAGACTTCGAGATCGCCTCGGTGGAGCACGCGTGA
- the pssA gene encoding CDP-diacylglycerol--serine O-phosphatidyltransferase produces the protein MSRPDTRGTGTDGVERPRRPRPRAAVALPNGFTLANLFFGIFAIVAASRGDFDAAARFIVFGAIADTLDGRIARATKSGTRFGEELDSLVDAISFGTAPALIMYFAVFQSTRWEWIFCFFFTACAVMRLARFNVEQAGTKNTHFTGLPSPAAGMTLATYYWFSQTPLYTETMIGDLPWHQMLRWVMLGLGMLMISNVQYAKVPTVNFRTLNGILGFLLVVGTFVGVIFLPKKFFFPALMAYVLYGIGRTVFLGLLDRIPGAREDDDAAQDDIDESLDPRRRRRRRRPSRQNIAPDDGREEPLA, from the coding sequence ATGAGCCGCCCGGATACCCGCGGGACCGGTACCGATGGCGTAGAACGTCCGCGCCGTCCGCGTCCTCGCGCCGCCGTTGCCCTCCCCAACGGCTTCACGCTGGCCAACCTCTTCTTCGGTATCTTCGCGATCGTCGCCGCGTCTCGCGGCGATTTCGATGCCGCCGCCCGATTCATCGTGTTCGGTGCGATCGCCGACACGCTCGACGGTCGCATCGCGCGCGCCACGAAGTCGGGCACGCGCTTTGGTGAGGAGCTCGACTCACTCGTGGATGCGATCTCGTTCGGCACCGCGCCCGCGCTGATCATGTACTTCGCCGTGTTCCAGAGTACACGGTGGGAATGGATCTTCTGCTTCTTCTTTACGGCGTGCGCCGTGATGCGGCTGGCGCGCTTCAACGTCGAGCAGGCTGGCACCAAAAACACGCACTTCACGGGTCTGCCCAGTCCCGCCGCGGGCATGACGCTCGCGACGTACTACTGGTTCAGCCAGACGCCGCTGTACACCGAGACGATGATCGGCGACCTGCCCTGGCATCAAATGCTGCGCTGGGTCATGCTCGGTCTCGGCATGCTCATGATCAGCAACGTGCAGTACGCCAAGGTACCGACGGTGAACTTTCGCACGCTGAACGGTATCCTCGGATTTCTGTTGGTCGTCGGCACCTTCGTCGGCGTCATTTTTCTACCGAAGAAGTTCTTCTTCCCTGCCCTGATGGCCTATGTGCTATACGGCATAGGCCGCACCGTTTTTCTCGGGTTGCTCGATCGCATTCCCGGCGCGCGTGAGGATGACGACGCGGCCCAGGATGACATCGACGAATCCCTCGATCCCCGACGTCGTCGTCGACGCCGTCGTCCTTCACGACAGAACATCGCGCCGGACGACGGTCGCGAGGAGCCCTTGGCATGA
- a CDS encoding phosphoribosylaminoimidazolesuccinocarboxamide synthase — protein MSTGRPAAMIETALPLPLVRRGKVRDVYAVDDDRLLLVTTDRISAFDIVMSEAIPYKGVVLTQLTAWWLSQLSSVVEHHLLSADTDEIVREVPSLAPYRDALAGRSMLCVRADVVPIECVIRGYITGSAWKEYQAHGTLAGEALAVGLRESDRLDPPIFSPATKAETGHDENITIASVIDSVGSDTAATLERLARTVYEFGRATAEPRGIIVADTKFEFGRRDGRLLLIDEVLTPDSSRFWPADSYTPGRGQPSFDKQPLRDWLDVERRAGRWNGEAPAPTLPDDVIGATSFRYRDAFARLTGAPMDLGRLGLLEDSL, from the coding sequence ATGAGCACGGGACGGCCCGCAGCAATGATCGAAACGGCATTGCCGTTGCCGCTCGTGCGGCGCGGCAAGGTGCGCGACGTGTACGCCGTGGACGACGATCGGCTGCTGCTGGTGACGACCGATCGCATCAGCGCGTTCGACATCGTCATGAGCGAAGCGATTCCGTACAAGGGCGTTGTGCTCACGCAGCTCACCGCGTGGTGGTTGTCCCAGCTGTCGAGCGTCGTGGAGCATCATCTGCTCTCTGCCGACACCGATGAGATCGTACGCGAGGTGCCATCGCTGGCGCCGTATCGCGACGCGCTCGCCGGCCGCAGCATGTTGTGTGTGCGCGCCGATGTCGTGCCGATCGAATGCGTGATCCGCGGCTACATCACGGGTTCCGCGTGGAAAGAGTACCAGGCACATGGCACGCTGGCCGGTGAGGCCTTGGCGGTCGGACTGCGTGAGAGCGATCGCCTCGATCCGCCGATCTTCAGCCCGGCCACGAAAGCAGAGACGGGCCACGATGAGAACATCACGATCGCCAGCGTGATTGACAGCGTGGGGTCCGATACGGCCGCCACACTCGAGCGTCTGGCGCGCACGGTGTACGAGTTCGGACGCGCCACGGCGGAACCGCGCGGCATCATCGTGGCGGACACCAAGTTCGAGTTCGGCCGGCGTGACGGACGCTTGTTGTTGATCGATGAAGTGCTCACGCCGGACAGCTCACGATTCTGGCCGGCCGACAGCTACACACCGGGCCGCGGTCAGCCCAGCTTCGACAAGCAGCCGCTTCGGGACTGGCTCGATGTGGAACGCCGCGCCGGACGATGGAATGGTGAAGCGCCGGCTCCCACGCTTCCCGATGATGTCATCGGCGCGACCAGCTTCCGCTACCGGGATGCCTTCGCTCGTCTCACCGGCGCACCAATGGACCTGGGACGCCTCGGATTGCTCGAGGATTCGCTTTGA
- the purB gene encoding adenylosuccinate lyase, translating to MTAPDRTSYASPLADRYASRAMLTLWGPQTRYGLWRRLWLALAEAQQSLGIAIPDAALEEMRAHLDDFDFDAVAVYEKKFRHDVMAHVHAFGDVAPAARKYIHLGATSCFVTDNAELILMRRGLHLLREKLIDSLDALGGFAREWKDEPALGYTHLQPAQLTTVGKRATLWMQDILLDLADLEYRVAQLPFRGVKGTTGTQASFLSLFDGDHAKVRELDRLVTTGMDFATSIPVSGQTYSRKVDAQVLGVVAGIAATASKFSGDIRMLQAFGEIEEPFEKNQIGSSAMAYKRNPMRSERIASLARFVLSLEPNANQTHAVQYFERTLDDSANRRLVIPESFLATDAILVLMQNVVRGLEVHPARIRRRVDDELPFMATEEIIVRFVRAGGDRQEAHELIRGHSIDAARAVKDGAARNDMLERLAADPAFGIPLEDLQAVTEPRRFVGRSPEQVVEFLDEHVAPWLARDRTGVEVEEVRV from the coding sequence GTGACCGCACCCGACCGCACTTCGTACGCCTCGCCGCTCGCCGACCGCTATGCGTCGCGCGCCATGCTCACGCTGTGGGGCCCGCAGACGCGGTACGGCCTCTGGCGCCGGTTGTGGCTGGCGCTCGCCGAAGCGCAGCAGAGTCTCGGCATTGCGATTCCCGATGCCGCGCTCGAAGAAATGCGCGCGCATCTCGATGACTTCGACTTCGATGCCGTCGCCGTGTACGAGAAGAAGTTCCGTCACGACGTCATGGCCCACGTGCACGCGTTCGGCGATGTGGCGCCGGCGGCCCGCAAGTACATTCACCTCGGCGCCACGAGCTGCTTCGTCACCGACAACGCGGAGCTGATTCTGATGCGCCGCGGGTTGCACCTACTGCGCGAGAAGCTGATCGATTCGCTCGATGCCCTTGGCGGGTTCGCGCGCGAGTGGAAGGACGAACCGGCCCTCGGCTATACGCACCTTCAGCCGGCGCAGCTCACCACGGTCGGCAAGCGCGCGACGTTGTGGATGCAGGACATCCTCCTTGACCTCGCGGATCTCGAGTACCGCGTCGCGCAGCTGCCGTTCCGCGGTGTGAAGGGCACCACCGGTACGCAGGCGAGCTTCCTCTCGCTGTTCGACGGGGATCATGCAAAGGTGCGCGAGCTCGATCGACTTGTCACCACCGGCATGGACTTCGCGACGTCGATCCCGGTCAGCGGGCAGACATACTCGCGAAAGGTGGACGCGCAGGTGCTTGGCGTCGTCGCCGGCATCGCGGCCACCGCGTCGAAGTTCTCTGGTGACATCCGCATGCTGCAGGCGTTCGGCGAGATCGAGGAGCCGTTCGAGAAGAACCAGATTGGATCCTCGGCGATGGCGTACAAGCGGAACCCGATGCGCTCCGAGCGGATCGCGTCGCTCGCGCGGTTCGTGTTGTCGCTCGAGCCGAACGCCAATCAGACGCACGCCGTGCAGTACTTCGAGCGCACGCTGGATGATTCCGCGAATCGTCGTCTGGTGATCCCTGAATCGTTCCTTGCCACCGACGCGATTCTGGTGCTGATGCAGAACGTCGTGCGCGGGCTCGAGGTCCATCCCGCTCGGATCCGGCGTCGCGTCGATGACGAACTCCCGTTCATGGCCACCGAGGAGATCATCGTGCGCTTCGTGCGCGCCGGCGGCGATCGTCAGGAAGCCCATGAGCTGATTCGCGGTCACAGCATCGACGCCGCGCGTGCCGTGAAGGATGGCGCAGCGCGCAACGACATGCTGGAGCGGCTCGCGGCCGATCCCGCCTTCGGTATCCCTTTGGAAGATTTGCAGGCCGTGACGGAGCCGAGGCGCTTCGTCGGACGGTCGCCGGAACAAGTCGTGGAGTTCCTCGACGAACACGTGGCACCGTGGCTTGCTCGTGACCGCACCGGTGTCGAAGTGGAAGAGGTGCGCGTATGA